The following are encoded in a window of Gemmatimonadota bacterium genomic DNA:
- a CDS encoding carboxypeptidase-like regulatory domain-containing protein, translating to MRVVVTVGLLLSCATHGALAQRVRGTVTLPDSSTPATGIIVVATDSLQRVAGRTLSGERGDYTLALPAGGVFVLRALRVGYRPTVLPPITVAAGELVEQRIVLGAEAVNLATVTVQSKSVCRIRDDSGQMVAQLWEEARKALTASQLAVNEHRLTTRWLTYVRTLDSAGRVVRKQTVGVRSGNTSRPFVSDSPESLDQLGYVINVGSDMVFRAPDERALLSDQFASSHCFSIVLPTSGSLDRIGVGFSPSAARNNVKDIEGTFWLDRATAELRSLEFSYTGLAPEYADAGTGGRVEFRRISTGHWFVNRWSIRMPHMTVRSSVTVRGLRAASFLVPVAMQLSGGEVSEVAFGGTVLYAGGGASYELRLVQRDSLLAVAGTNIALEGSDYTLTADSAARVRLTHVLAGRYKLQWSTAVMREADIPPFERLVEIRDGMPVDTVSLPTGEELLARACGAPKGRGASRTGLLYGTVTDETGAPIRGAVVTLSWLASIDARADGKVAVKSLGAEVTADAAGRWRVCGVPRERVVQLYAAPAAGGTHSPNARAQLLPPQLLVRVPLTVHRAP from the coding sequence ATGCGCGTGGTGGTCACTGTCGGATTGCTCCTCTCGTGTGCCACGCATGGGGCGTTGGCGCAACGCGTGCGTGGCACAGTGACGCTCCCCGACAGCTCGACCCCAGCCACCGGCATTATCGTGGTGGCCACCGACTCGCTTCAGCGCGTGGCGGGGCGTACGCTTTCGGGCGAACGTGGCGACTACACGCTCGCGCTGCCCGCGGGGGGCGTGTTCGTGTTGCGGGCTCTACGTGTGGGGTACCGCCCCACCGTGCTCCCTCCAATAACGGTTGCGGCCGGCGAGCTGGTGGAGCAGCGCATTGTGCTCGGCGCCGAGGCAGTGAACCTCGCCACGGTGACGGTGCAGAGTAAAAGCGTCTGCCGCATTCGCGACGATTCGGGACAGATGGTGGCGCAGCTTTGGGAGGAAGCTCGGAAGGCACTCACGGCATCGCAACTCGCGGTCAACGAGCACCGGCTCACCACGCGTTGGCTCACGTATGTGCGCACGCTCGACAGTGCGGGGCGGGTGGTGCGCAAACAGACGGTTGGGGTGCGAAGCGGCAACACCTCGCGGCCGTTCGTCAGCGATTCTCCGGAATCGCTCGATCAACTGGGTTACGTGATCAATGTGGGGAGCGATATGGTGTTCCGTGCGCCCGATGAACGGGCGCTGCTGTCCGATCAGTTCGCAAGCTCGCACTGTTTCTCGATTGTACTTCCTACGAGTGGGTCGCTTGACCGCATTGGCGTTGGGTTTAGCCCATCGGCGGCGCGCAATAATGTGAAAGACATTGAGGGGACATTCTGGCTCGACCGCGCCACCGCCGAACTGAGGTCGCTCGAGTTTTCCTATACGGGGCTGGCGCCCGAGTACGCTGACGCGGGGACGGGCGGACGCGTGGAGTTCCGGCGCATCTCTACTGGGCATTGGTTCGTGAATCGGTGGTCCATTCGGATGCCGCACATGACCGTGCGATCGTCCGTCACCGTGCGCGGACTTCGCGCCGCGTCGTTCCTGGTTCCCGTGGCCATGCAACTCTCTGGCGGCGAAGTCTCCGAGGTGGCCTTCGGGGGCACGGTGCTGTACGCCGGCGGTGGCGCGTCGTATGAGCTGAGGCTTGTGCAACGGGACTCGTTGCTGGCCGTCGCGGGGACGAATATCGCATTAGAAGGCAGCGACTACACGCTCACGGCAGACAGCGCCGCTCGGGTGCGACTCACGCACGTGCTTGCTGGGCGCTATAAGCTGCAGTGGTCAACAGCCGTGATGCGTGAAGCGGACATTCCTCCCTTCGAACGGCTCGTGGAGATTCGCGACGGCATGCCGGTGGACACGGTGAGTTTGCCGACGGGGGAGGAACTGCTCGCGCGCGCCTGCGGTGCGCCAAAGGGCCGCGGCGCCTCGCGAACGGGGTTGCTGTATGGCACGGTCACGGACGAGACCGGTGCCCCAATACGCGGCGCGGTCGTGACCCTGTCTTGGTTGGCGAGTATCGACGCGCGCGCGGACGGAAAAGTGGCCGTCAAATCGCTCGGGGCCGAAGTGACCGCCGACGCCGCAGGCCGCTGGCGCGTGTGTGGTGTGCCGCGAGAGAGGGTGGTGCAACTGTATGCTGCGCCGGCCGCCGGCGGCACGCACTCGCCGAACGCGCGCGCACAACTGTTGCCGCCTCAGCTTCTCGTCCGCGTGCCGCTCACCGTGCATCGCGCGCCGTAG
- a CDS encoding peptidase S10: protein MRAFALLLLAATSALAQGGRGAGRGAGAAAAATPRPDSTVRSAAPTAAPARRTEEDAPSITHHTLRGNTDFRYTATTAMMPMRNEQSGELEGSIFYVAYTKDGADPATRPIAFIFNGGPGSATVWLHMGAFGPKIVKLNADGTNPPPPYAYGDNPNTLLDQADLVFLDPVGTGYSRASTPANGPKFWGLEEDMRSVAEFIRLYLTRNERWPSPKFIAGESYGTTRAAHLSGYLTDNGIALNGVVLLSAVLNFENSRPSRGNDIAYVGFFPSFAMTAYYHKRLAADLQKLSVEDFAKSVEQFASGEYAAALMKGDAMSAAERKTIVAKIARFIGVGEQFVTDSDLRIDLGRFSTELLRDKRLQSGRLDSRLTSYMQDPLAGRTSFDPSDASIRNSFTPVLNDYVRRELGYKNDNLYYILGGGIGRWRYEEATFPNVVPSLERAFAKNPDMHLFVAMGYYDMATPYWAVQYTLDHMTVEPKVRASRIHTDHFTAGHMMYIDAVSMKKLREDLRKFIDEALPKR from the coding sequence ATGCGTGCCTTTGCACTCTTATTGTTGGCCGCGACTTCCGCGCTTGCGCAGGGCGGACGCGGTGCCGGACGCGGTGCCGGAGCGGCCGCTGCCGCCACTCCCCGCCCCGACTCAACCGTGCGCTCGGCTGCGCCCACCGCAGCGCCCGCGCGTCGAACGGAAGAGGACGCGCCCTCCATCACGCACCACACGCTCCGCGGCAACACCGATTTCCGTTACACCGCGACCACCGCGATGATGCCGATGCGCAACGAGCAGAGCGGCGAGCTGGAAGGGAGCATCTTCTACGTGGCGTATACGAAGGACGGCGCTGACCCTGCCACGCGGCCGATTGCCTTCATCTTTAATGGCGGCCCTGGCTCTGCGACGGTGTGGCTGCACATGGGCGCCTTTGGGCCCAAGATTGTGAAGCTCAATGCCGACGGCACCAATCCGCCGCCGCCGTACGCGTATGGCGACAACCCCAACACGCTCCTCGACCAAGCCGATCTCGTCTTTCTTGATCCGGTTGGCACCGGCTATAGCCGCGCTTCCACACCGGCCAACGGCCCCAAGTTCTGGGGACTCGAAGAAGACATGCGCTCTGTTGCCGAGTTCATTCGCCTGTACCTCACGCGCAATGAACGGTGGCCGAGCCCGAAGTTCATTGCGGGCGAGAGCTATGGCACCACACGCGCCGCGCACCTCTCGGGGTACCTCACCGACAACGGCATTGCCCTCAATGGCGTAGTGCTCCTCAGCGCGGTGCTCAATTTTGAGAACTCGCGCCCGAGCCGCGGCAACGACATCGCGTACGTGGGATTCTTCCCGAGCTTCGCGATGACGGCGTACTACCACAAGCGGCTCGCCGCTGATTTACAGAAACTCTCGGTTGAAGATTTTGCGAAGAGTGTGGAACAGTTCGCGTCAGGCGAATATGCGGCCGCGCTTATGAAAGGCGACGCGATGTCCGCTGCCGAACGCAAAACCATTGTCGCGAAGATTGCGCGGTTCATTGGCGTGGGCGAACAGTTCGTGACCGACTCCGACCTCCGCATTGACCTCGGCCGCTTTTCCACTGAACTGCTGCGCGACAAACGCCTGCAGAGCGGCCGCCTCGACAGCCGACTCACGTCGTATATGCAGGATCCGCTCGCGGGCCGCACCAGCTTTGACCCAAGCGATGCGAGCATCCGCAACTCGTTCACCCCGGTGCTCAACGACTACGTGCGCCGCGAGTTGGGCTACAAGAACGACAACCTCTACTACATCCTCGGCGGCGGCATTGGCCGCTGGCGCTACGAGGAAGCCACATTCCCCAATGTGGTGCCGAGTCTCGAGCGCGCCTTTGCCAAGAACCCGGACATGCACCTGTTCGTGGCGATGGGCTACTACGACATGGCCACGCCGTACTGGGCGGTGCAGTACACCCTCGACCATATGACCGTGGAGCCGAAGGTGCGGGCGTCACGCATTCACACCGATCACTTTACGGCGGGGCACATGATGTACATCGACGCGGTGTCGATGAAGAAGCTCAGGGAAGATTTGCGGAAGTTTATTGACGAGGCGCTACCGAAGCGGTAG
- a CDS encoding zinc-binding dehydrogenase → MKTIRAAVMPAPNLPIELRDVPWPVLAPGAAMLRTLYSEVCGTDVHLHHGKLSGVPYPIIPGHVSIGHLAEIRGTVRDIDGVPFREGDLVTFLDVHETCGACRECLVTKQSTRCPHRKVYGITYGLNDGPLGGWADHIWMKPGVKLLRIPEGVDPLSFIAGGCGLVTSVHAAERAELRLGMSVAVLGAGPVGQAAAALAALSGAHPVVMIGAPAARLDFALTMGATHVLPLDMPHAERVEQVRALTAGRGVDVVIEAAGDPRAVGEALDLVRDGGRVVVAGQYTDGGDTTYNPHRQINRKHVEIRGCWGCDYSHVHRALQVLAHQGAKLPWANAVTATYSLERAAEGLAAVESRAVVKAVVEPNGKQTTVMR, encoded by the coding sequence ATGAAGACCATTCGTGCCGCCGTGATGCCGGCGCCCAATTTGCCGATTGAGCTACGAGACGTGCCGTGGCCCGTCCTCGCGCCGGGCGCGGCGATGTTGCGCACGCTCTACTCCGAAGTGTGCGGCACCGACGTGCACCTCCACCACGGCAAACTCTCGGGCGTGCCGTATCCGATCATCCCAGGGCATGTGAGCATCGGGCACCTCGCCGAGATTCGCGGCACGGTTCGCGACATTGACGGCGTACCATTTCGCGAAGGCGATCTCGTCACCTTTCTCGATGTGCACGAAACTTGTGGCGCCTGTCGTGAGTGCTTGGTCACCAAGCAGAGCACGCGCTGCCCGCATCGCAAAGTGTACGGCATCACCTACGGCCTCAACGACGGGCCACTCGGCGGATGGGCGGATCACATTTGGATGAAGCCGGGGGTGAAGTTGCTCCGGATTCCTGAGGGTGTCGATCCGCTGAGTTTCATTGCCGGCGGTTGTGGACTCGTGACCTCCGTGCACGCGGCCGAACGCGCCGAGTTACGGCTTGGCATGTCGGTGGCGGTCCTCGGCGCAGGTCCGGTGGGGCAGGCCGCTGCCGCGCTCGCGGCGCTCAGTGGTGCCCATCCCGTGGTCATGATTGGCGCACCGGCCGCGCGGCTCGACTTTGCGCTGACGATGGGCGCCACGCACGTGCTACCCCTCGACATGCCGCACGCCGAGCGTGTGGAGCAGGTGCGCGCGCTCACGGCTGGGCGTGGCGTGGACGTGGTGATTGAGGCTGCGGGCGATCCCCGCGCGGTGGGCGAAGCGCTCGACCTCGTGCGCGACGGCGGTCGCGTGGTGGTGGCGGGTCAGTACACCGACGGTGGCGACACCACCTACAACCCGCACCGGCAGATCAATCGCAAGCATGTGGAGATTCGCGGCTGCTGGGGCTGCGACTATTCACACGTGCATCGTGCACTGCAGGTGCTCGCGCATCAGGGTGCCAAGCTGCCGTGGGCGAATGCGGTGACGGCGACCTACTCGCTGGAGCGCGCGGCGGAGGGGTTGGCGGCGGTGGAGAGTCGGGCAGTGGTGAAGGCAGTCGTAGAACCAAACGGAAAACAGACAACGGTTATGCGTTAA
- a CDS encoding COX15/CtaA family protein yields the protein MSYVGKYADTALHDSRARLHISPMQTVTTPAHARHNAQRIGRWLLLWAASLFLLVLIGGGTRLTESGLSITEWKPVTGVLPPLTAADWNDAFVKYQQIPQYTQMNAGMTLSQFKGIFLWEFMHRFWARFVGVIFALPLLWFWMRGAVPAQVRTRLLTLLVLMGLQGAMGWYMVKSGLTARVNVSQYRLAAHLSLALVIYLLTWWTALDLLSPSNDRGADTRQITARLRNTLGALTTFAFGVVVSGAFVAGLRAGRIYNTFPMMGDRWIPAEYGQLSPAWLNVFENPSAVQFDHRLLAITLLVAGLATWWVGARAAAGTLTARRLMWVAVAVSVQAALGISTVLLSVPVWLGVAHQAGAVLVLTALLAAWHAAANRR from the coding sequence GTGTCTTACGTCGGAAAATACGCCGACACGGCGCTACACGATAGCCGAGCGCGTCTGCATATTTCACCCATGCAGACGGTGACGACGCCGGCCCACGCCCGGCACAACGCGCAACGCATCGGCCGGTGGCTCCTCCTCTGGGCCGCCTCGCTCTTCCTGCTCGTGCTCATCGGTGGCGGAACGCGACTCACCGAGAGCGGCCTTTCCATTACCGAGTGGAAGCCGGTGACCGGTGTCCTCCCGCCGCTCACGGCGGCCGACTGGAACGACGCGTTCGTCAAATACCAACAGATTCCGCAGTACACGCAGATGAACGCGGGAATGACGCTCTCGCAGTTCAAAGGAATTTTCCTCTGGGAGTTCATGCACCGCTTCTGGGCGCGGTTTGTGGGCGTGATCTTTGCGCTCCCGCTCCTCTGGTTCTGGATGCGTGGCGCCGTGCCCGCGCAGGTGCGCACGCGCTTGCTCACCCTGCTCGTGCTGATGGGGCTCCAGGGCGCGATGGGCTGGTACATGGTGAAGAGCGGACTCACCGCACGCGTCAATGTGAGTCAGTATCGGCTGGCGGCGCATCTCTCGCTCGCACTGGTGATCTACTTGCTCACCTGGTGGACCGCGCTCGACTTACTGTCGCCATCGAATGACCGCGGCGCCGATACGCGCCAGATCACCGCTCGACTCCGCAACACGCTTGGAGCGCTGACCACCTTCGCCTTTGGCGTAGTGGTGAGCGGCGCCTTTGTGGCGGGCCTGCGCGCAGGGCGCATCTACAACACCTTTCCGATGATGGGCGACCGCTGGATTCCTGCCGAGTACGGGCAGCTCTCGCCCGCGTGGCTCAATGTGTTTGAGAATCCGTCGGCGGTGCAGTTCGATCACCGACTGCTCGCCATCACGCTTCTCGTGGCGGGACTCGCGACGTGGTGGGTTGGTGCGCGCGCCGCGGCCGGTACGCTTACGGCGAGACGGCTGATGTGGGTCGCCGTTGCCGTGTCTGTGCAGGCGGCGCTCGGCATATCCACCGTGCTGCTCTCGGTGCCTGTGTGGCTCGGCGTCGCGCATCAAGCAGGCGCGGTGCTCGTCCTGACGGCATTGCTCGCGGCGTGGCACGCGGCGGCAAACAGACGATAG
- the msrA gene encoding peptide-methionine (S)-S-oxide reductase MsrA, producing MATLAGGCFWCLEAVYLQLRGVQHAKSGYAGGRRPNPTYEQVCAGVTGHAEVVQLTFDPAVISYGELLDVFFTIHDPTTLNRQGNDVGTQYRSAIYFHSAEQARAARETIARLSNEALWADAIVTEVVPLEQFWPAEAYHDNYFERNPGNGYCAVVVAPKVAKARKKFFDKLSR from the coding sequence TTGGCGACCCTCGCTGGCGGCTGTTTCTGGTGCCTTGAGGCTGTCTACCTGCAACTCCGTGGTGTGCAGCACGCGAAGAGTGGCTATGCCGGTGGCCGACGGCCGAACCCGACGTACGAGCAGGTGTGCGCTGGGGTGACGGGTCACGCAGAAGTGGTGCAGCTCACGTTCGATCCCGCTGTCATCAGCTACGGCGAGCTCCTCGACGTGTTCTTCACCATCCACGACCCGACCACGCTCAATCGCCAAGGGAACGACGTCGGCACGCAGTATCGCTCGGCGATCTATTTTCACTCCGCGGAGCAAGCACGCGCCGCGCGCGAAACCATCGCGCGTCTCTCTAACGAAGCGCTCTGGGCGGACGCGATTGTCACCGAGGTGGTGCCGCTCGAGCAGTTCTGGCCCGCTGAGGCGTACCACGACAATTATTTTGAGCGGAATCCTGGCAACGGTTATTGCGCGGTCGTGGTAGCGCCGAAAGTCGCAAAGGCGCGCAAGAAGTTTTTCGACAAACTCTCGCGCTGA
- the msrB gene encoding peptide-methionine (R)-S-oxide reductase MsrB, with product MTKIKPENPDLQKALSPIEYQVTQCSATEPPFRNAFWDHHEAGIYVDIVSGEALFSSSDKFDSGTGWPSFVRPLEPAHVVEVEDHAYGMRRVEVRSANADSHLGHVFPDGPGPDGLRYCINSASLRFIPLNRMDGEGYARYIAQVRRDNAPDGSAS from the coding sequence ATGACCAAGATCAAGCCCGAAAACCCCGACCTGCAAAAAGCGCTCTCGCCGATCGAATATCAGGTGACGCAATGCAGCGCCACCGAGCCGCCGTTTCGCAACGCGTTCTGGGATCACCACGAAGCGGGTATTTACGTCGACATTGTGAGCGGCGAAGCCCTCTTCTCCAGCAGCGACAAGTTCGACTCCGGCACCGGTTGGCCGAGCTTTGTGCGTCCGCTTGAGCCGGCGCACGTGGTGGAAGTGGAAGACCACGCCTATGGTATGCGCCGCGTAGAAGTGCGCTCCGCGAACGCCGACTCGCACCTCGGGCATGTCTTTCCAGATGGCCCTGGGCCGGATGGGCTCCGCTACTGCATCAACTCGGCGTCGCTGCGCTTCATTCCGCTTAATCGCATGGACGGCGAAGGGTATGCGCGGTACATCGCGCAGGTGAGGCGCGACAATGCGCCCGATGGTTCGGCGTCGTGA
- a CDS encoding carboxypeptidase regulatory-like domain-containing protein has translation MAVALTSTPARASAQGTGAITGVVFDSLRGVGMAGATVQVVGTQHRARTDERGMYTIEGLPAGEMSLDVQHPLLDTLGISLASHPFQLVIGQHAVMSVRTMSLDEFRLQQCPRGGASRGPGVLLGILRDADADSALTGGTASLVYKDPDAIENVERVRTARVGPDGRFIICGLPMAYKGTVQIGRSGFTTAEVRVDSKSFPFTTVGVTIGTVAAHTAVLMGRVVQRSGAGVAGVQVVVAGTPVMALTDSAGRYRLESLPSGTLEVVARRIGYAATTETAMLTVREPRRLDIVVSEAQTLLAVKVTGKLDDGLGRVGFTNRQTHSAGRFVTPEEIDRRKPQLFTDLLRQMPGIHISNQGPGRTIESTRAGGCVNFIVDNARFDAYQPGDIDAAFSSATVGAVESYGSAAETPGEFLIPGKNCATIVMWTRQRLSRP, from the coding sequence GTGGCCGTCGCGCTGACGAGCACCCCCGCGCGTGCCTCGGCCCAGGGAACGGGCGCGATCACTGGTGTGGTGTTCGATAGCTTGCGTGGCGTCGGCATGGCGGGCGCGACGGTGCAGGTGGTGGGCACCCAACATCGCGCACGAACGGACGAGCGCGGGATGTATACAATTGAGGGACTGCCGGCCGGCGAGATGTCCCTCGATGTGCAACATCCTCTTCTCGACACGCTCGGCATCTCGCTGGCGTCGCACCCCTTTCAGTTGGTGATCGGTCAGCACGCGGTCATGAGCGTGCGAACGATGTCGCTCGACGAGTTTCGGCTGCAACAGTGCCCGCGTGGCGGCGCGTCGCGAGGCCCTGGTGTGTTGCTTGGCATCCTGCGCGACGCCGACGCCGACAGCGCGCTCACCGGTGGTACCGCGTCGCTCGTGTATAAGGATCCGGACGCCATTGAGAACGTGGAACGCGTCCGCACGGCGCGCGTCGGGCCAGATGGACGGTTCATCATTTGCGGGTTGCCCATGGCGTACAAGGGCACGGTGCAGATCGGGCGGAGCGGATTTACCACCGCAGAAGTGCGTGTGGACTCCAAGAGTTTTCCATTTACGACCGTGGGTGTGACGATCGGCACGGTGGCCGCACACACGGCCGTGTTGATGGGCCGCGTCGTCCAGCGAAGCGGTGCGGGAGTGGCGGGCGTGCAGGTGGTGGTCGCGGGCACGCCGGTCATGGCGTTGACCGACAGCGCGGGGCGCTATCGGTTAGAGTCTCTCCCGTCGGGCACGCTCGAAGTCGTGGCGCGACGCATTGGCTACGCCGCCACGACCGAGACCGCGATGCTCACGGTGCGCGAGCCGCGGCGCCTCGATATTGTGGTGAGCGAAGCGCAGACGTTGTTGGCGGTGAAAGTCACGGGCAAACTCGACGACGGTTTGGGGCGCGTGGGATTTACCAATCGGCAGACGCATAGCGCCGGCCGGTTCGTGACGCCGGAAGAAATCGACCGGCGCAAGCCGCAACTGTTTACTGACCTCCTGCGGCAGATGCCGGGAATTCACATCTCCAATCAGGGGCCGGGGCGGACGATCGAATCCACGCGGGCCGGCGGTTGCGTGAACTTTATTGTCGACAATGCCCGGTTCGACGCCTACCAACCGGGCGACATTGACGCGGCCTTCTCGTCCGCGACGGTCGGCGCCGTCGAGAGCTACGGCTCGGCCGCTGAAACGCCCGGTGAGTTTCTGATTCCAGGCAAGAATTGCGCGACGATCGTGATGTGGACCCGGCAGCGGCTCTCGCGGCCGTAG
- a CDS encoding methyl-accepting chemotaxis protein — MLNNVKVGTKLIGGFVAVAAIAAVIGIVGVTQLNNLNGMLSEVSKNRLPSVEALLNLSEAQSAIDGSENALLSTTANDAERQSAYQRFDAKKKAIDANWKLYEPLPQTKEEEVLWKQFVPKWNTWLKDHDEYVALVRTWEKNRSPANYNAMSKYALVTMGVSFSESEALLTKISDLNVKLGNEAQVAGEQAASSARLTLFAAMFIGIVLALGLGLSLSRSIVVPLLAGVDALKELGKGHLGTRLRLQRSDEIGVMAQTLDAFADDLQHTVVGTMQQIAAGDLSANVTPKDSQDEISPALAKTIHAVRGLVEEAKMLSTAAVEGRLNTRGNAEQFQGGYREIVKGVNELLDAVIMPINEAADVLELVAQRDLTARVKGDYAGDHAKIKDSINTAVANLEDALSGISASTDQVAGAASAIADGSQSLAQGTSEQAASIEEISSSLQEIEAMVLQSTQSAVSAKALSEGAQEAVETGDAGVRELSDAMGRIKQSSDATTKIVKTIDEIAFQTNLLALNAAVEAARAGDAGRGFAVVAEEVRSLALRAAEAAKSTATLIEEGASNAVAGVGASNRVSAALADISARTSKVTTVMNEIVAASDQQKAGIAQVNVAVSQMSAGTQGAAANAEESAAAAEELSGQAQMMQGVTAQFIVSGSSKSSASSARPSAARAQPSAARSAVPNRVKGLSKSNGHNRVSTALASQASADPHAAIPFEEF; from the coding sequence GTGCTAAATAACGTGAAAGTGGGAACAAAGCTGATTGGCGGCTTCGTTGCAGTCGCCGCCATCGCCGCCGTGATTGGCATCGTCGGCGTCACCCAGCTGAACAACCTCAATGGCATGCTGTCTGAGGTGTCCAAGAATCGGCTGCCGAGTGTTGAGGCGTTGCTCAACTTGAGCGAGGCGCAGTCGGCAATCGACGGCTCGGAGAATGCGCTGCTCTCCACCACTGCCAACGACGCCGAACGGCAGAGTGCCTATCAGCGTTTTGACGCCAAGAAGAAGGCGATTGACGCGAACTGGAAACTCTACGAGCCGCTCCCGCAGACGAAGGAAGAAGAAGTGCTGTGGAAGCAGTTCGTGCCCAAATGGAACACGTGGCTGAAGGACCACGACGAATACGTGGCGCTGGTGCGCACCTGGGAAAAGAACCGGTCGCCCGCCAACTACAACGCGATGAGTAAATACGCGTTGGTGACGATGGGCGTCTCGTTCTCAGAATCCGAAGCGCTGCTCACGAAAATCTCCGATCTCAATGTGAAACTGGGGAACGAGGCGCAGGTGGCTGGCGAGCAAGCGGCGTCGAGCGCCCGCCTCACGCTCTTTGCGGCGATGTTCATTGGAATCGTGCTGGCGCTCGGGCTTGGCCTGTCATTGTCCAGAAGCATCGTGGTGCCGTTGTTGGCCGGTGTCGACGCGCTCAAGGAGTTAGGGAAAGGGCACTTGGGCACGCGGCTACGTTTGCAGCGTTCAGACGAGATCGGCGTGATGGCGCAAACGCTCGACGCGTTCGCCGACGATTTGCAGCACACCGTTGTCGGCACGATGCAGCAGATCGCGGCTGGCGACCTGAGCGCGAATGTCACGCCAAAGGACAGCCAAGACGAAATCTCGCCGGCGCTCGCGAAGACCATTCACGCGGTGCGCGGCCTCGTTGAAGAAGCGAAGATGCTCTCGACGGCCGCCGTGGAAGGCCGCCTGAACACGCGTGGGAACGCCGAGCAGTTCCAGGGCGGCTATCGGGAGATTGTGAAGGGGGTCAACGAGCTTCTCGACGCCGTGATTATGCCCATCAACGAAGCGGCCGACGTGCTCGAACTGGTGGCGCAGCGCGACCTGACGGCCCGTGTGAAGGGAGACTACGCGGGCGATCACGCCAAGATTAAGGACTCGATCAATACCGCCGTGGCCAATCTCGAAGATGCGCTCTCAGGCATTTCGGCTTCCACCGACCAAGTGGCCGGTGCGGCAAGTGCCATTGCCGATGGCAGTCAGTCGCTCGCACAGGGCACGAGTGAGCAGGCCGCGAGTATCGAAGAGATCTCGAGCTCGCTGCAAGAAATCGAAGCCATGGTGCTGCAGTCCACGCAATCGGCGGTGAGCGCCAAGGCGCTCTCGGAAGGCGCACAGGAAGCCGTCGAGACGGGCGACGCCGGCGTGCGCGAGCTGTCGGATGCGATGGGACGTATCAAACAGTCGTCGGACGCGACCACCAAGATCGTGAAGACCATCGACGAAATCGCGTTCCAAACAAACTTGCTGGCGCTCAATGCGGCGGTGGAAGCCGCGCGGGCGGGCGACGCAGGGCGTGGCTTTGCCGTCGTGGCAGAAGAAGTGCGGTCGCTGGCGTTGCGCGCGGCAGAAGCGGCAAAGTCGACTGCCACGCTGATTGAGGAGGGTGCGTCGAACGCCGTGGCTGGCGTCGGGGCGTCCAACCGCGTGTCCGCTGCGCTGGCCGACATTTCGGCACGCACCAGTAAGGTCACCACGGTCATGAATGAGATCGTGGCGGCAAGCGATCAGCAGAAGGCCGGGATCGCGCAGGTGAACGTGGCGGTGTCGCAGATGAGCGCCGGCACGCAGGGCGCTGCGGCCAACGCGGAAGAATCGGCCGCCGCCGCTGAGGAGCTGTCGGGACAGGCGCAGATGATGCAGGGGGTGACGGCGCAGTTTATTGTGTCGGGCTCCTCCAAGAGCAGCGCGTCGTCGGCGCGGCCGAGCGCGGCACGTGCGCAGCCGTCGGCGGCACGGAGCGCTGTGCCCAATCGGGTGAAGGGACTCAGCAAGAGCAATGGCCACAATCGTGTGTCCACGGCGCTCGCGAGCCAGGCGTCCGCAGATCCGCACGCCGCGATCCCGTTTGAGGAGTTCTAG